In one window of Azospirillaceae bacterium DNA:
- the cas5c gene encoding type I-C CRISPR-associated protein Cas5c: protein MTYGVRLHVWGERACFTRPEMKVERVSYDVMTPSAARGILEAIHWKPAIAWVVDRIHVLKPIRFQSFRRNEVGAKASAVNAERAMRAGTTEGLGLVVEDNRQQRAATLLVDVAYVIEAHFEMTAKAGNDDTPAKHLSMFNRRAEAGQCFHRPCLGTREFPAEFALIPPGAPLPESMLPADQGGRDLGWMLHDIDFTNGATSRFFRARLTDGVLDVARCLAEGTAQ from the coding sequence ATGACTTACGGCGTGCGGCTTCACGTATGGGGCGAGCGGGCGTGTTTCACGCGCCCGGAGATGAAGGTCGAGCGCGTCTCCTATGACGTGATGACGCCGTCCGCGGCGCGCGGAATCCTGGAGGCCATCCACTGGAAGCCGGCCATCGCTTGGGTGGTTGACCGGATCCATGTGCTGAAGCCGATCCGGTTCCAATCCTTCCGCCGCAACGAGGTGGGCGCCAAGGCGAGCGCCGTGAACGCCGAGCGCGCCATGCGGGCGGGCACGACGGAGGGGCTTGGTCTCGTCGTCGAGGACAACCGCCAGCAGCGCGCGGCAACCCTGCTTGTGGATGTGGCCTACGTAATCGAAGCCCATTTCGAAATGACGGCCAAGGCGGGCAACGACGACACGCCGGCCAAGCATCTGTCCATGTTCAACCGCCGCGCCGAAGCCGGGCAGTGCTTTCACCGCCCGTGCTTGGGTACGCGGGAATTCCCGGCCGAATTCGCCCTGATCCCGCCCGGCGCGCCCCTTCCCGAAAGCATGTTGCCGGCCGACCAGGGCGGCCGTGACCTGGGCTGGATGCTGCACGACATCGACTTTACCAACGGTGCGACCTCCCGCTTTTTCCGCGCGCGGTTGACGGACGGCGTGCTCGACGTCGCTCGCTGTCTGGCGGAAGGCACCGCGCAATGA
- the cas8c gene encoding type I-C CRISPR-associated protein Cas8c/Csd1, producing MSVLQALNRYYDRMAARGEAEAPGYSREKIGFAIVLSPDGAVVDVLDLRQPNGRKLLPRVLEVPAAVKRTVAILPNRLWDKSSYVLGRTAGDGRRTAAEQAAFKAANLELVGDDADPGLVAFRRFLEAWEPERFDAPPFNPEMLDANIVFRLDGELGFIHERPAARRLVERPSETTGATSLCLVTGTRAVPQRLHPTIKGVEGAQSSGAALVSFNLDAFTSYGKEQGANAPTSEAAAFRYGAALNRLLTRDGPNRLRRPIGDATVVFWADTSESVDEAAAAAAEEMVGLWLDPAPRADVDDDPGEAAKLRDALEAVAEGRAQTVHPKLMPGTRFHVLGLAPNAARLSVRYWLSDEFETFAARLRAHADDVAINPVPWRGPVPSIWRLLVKTTALQEKFENIPPLLAGELMRAVLGGGRYPRTLLTAAIIRLRAGDDPGTGWHAAAIRAVLARDHRLGFEKEPVPVSLDRENTNPAYQLGRMFAALETAQRLAIGKVNATIRDRYFGAASATPAGVFPVLIRNAQSHLGKLRKEGKGLWVEREIEEIANRLPPELPRSLRLEAQGRFAIGYYHQRKAQFAGRPEADEVDQEGNNRDVD from the coding sequence ATGAGCGTGTTGCAGGCGCTGAACCGCTATTACGACCGGATGGCGGCACGGGGCGAAGCCGAAGCGCCCGGCTATTCCCGGGAGAAGATCGGGTTCGCGATCGTCCTGTCCCCCGATGGCGCAGTCGTCGATGTCCTGGACCTGCGGCAGCCGAATGGGCGGAAGCTGCTGCCACGCGTCTTGGAGGTGCCCGCCGCGGTGAAGCGGACCGTGGCGATCCTGCCCAATCGGCTGTGGGACAAGAGTTCATATGTGCTCGGCCGCACCGCGGGCGACGGTCGCCGGACGGCCGCCGAGCAGGCTGCGTTCAAGGCCGCGAACCTGGAACTGGTCGGCGACGATGCGGATCCGGGCCTCGTCGCGTTCCGGCGCTTCCTGGAAGCGTGGGAACCTGAGCGCTTCGACGCGCCGCCGTTCAATCCCGAGATGCTGGACGCGAACATCGTCTTCCGGCTGGACGGCGAACTGGGTTTCATCCACGAACGACCGGCCGCGCGCCGGCTCGTGGAGCGGCCCTCCGAGACCACGGGCGCCACGAGCTTGTGTTTGGTTACGGGGACGAGGGCCGTTCCACAGCGGCTCCATCCGACCATCAAGGGCGTGGAGGGCGCGCAGTCGTCGGGGGCGGCGCTGGTCTCGTTCAACCTCGATGCTTTCACGTCCTACGGCAAGGAGCAGGGGGCGAACGCACCGACGTCGGAGGCGGCGGCTTTCCGCTACGGCGCGGCCCTGAACCGTCTGCTGACCCGTGACGGCCCGAACCGCCTGCGCCGTCCGATCGGCGATGCCACGGTCGTGTTCTGGGCCGACACGTCCGAGTCCGTGGACGAGGCCGCCGCCGCTGCGGCCGAGGAAATGGTGGGGCTGTGGCTCGATCCCGCCCCGCGCGCGGACGTGGACGACGACCCGGGCGAGGCGGCGAAGCTGCGGGATGCCCTGGAGGCCGTCGCGGAAGGACGCGCGCAGACGGTGCATCCGAAGCTGATGCCGGGAACGCGCTTCCACGTCCTGGGCTTGGCACCGAATGCCGCCCGCCTGTCGGTCCGCTATTGGCTGTCGGACGAGTTCGAGACCTTCGCCGCCCGGCTGCGCGCGCATGCCGACGATGTGGCGATCAATCCGGTGCCCTGGCGCGGTCCGGTGCCGAGCATCTGGCGTCTGCTGGTCAAGACCACGGCACTTCAGGAGAAGTTCGAGAACATCCCGCCGCTGTTGGCGGGGGAACTGATGCGCGCCGTGCTGGGCGGCGGGCGCTATCCCCGCACCCTGCTGACCGCCGCGATCATCCGGCTTCGCGCCGGCGACGACCCCGGCACCGGCTGGCACGCGGCGGCGATCCGCGCGGTGCTGGCGCGCGACCACCGATTGGGATTTGAGAAGGAGCCCGTACCCGTGAGCCTCGACAGGGAGAACACGAACCCGGCCTACCAGCTCGGGCGGATGTTCGCGGCGCTGGAGACCGCGCAGCGGCTGGCCATCGGCAAGGTCAACGCCACCATCCGGGACCGCTACTTCGGCGCCGCCTCGGCCACGCCGGCGGGGGTCTTCCCGGTGCTGATCCGCAACGCGCAGAGCCATCTCGGCAAGCTGCGCAAGGAGGGCAAAGGCCTGTGGGTCGAGCGCGAGATCG